Genomic window (Ureibacillus composti):
ACTTCCATGTCTTGCTTTGATAAGCGACCAAACCCTTTTTGATAGGGGAAGCGTCCGTATGAAACGAGCTCGCCCACTGTTAGGCCACTTGCGCTTTCAGGGGTTTGCGGCAAAATCGCCATTTTTTTAGCAAGTTCTTTTGTATGCTCTTTTGAAATATCTTTCCCATCTAATACGACCGTGCCGGATTGCTGAGAAATGATTCTTGTAATTGCCTTCAACAAAGTAGACTTTCCACAGCCATTGGAACCAATAATCGTCGTAATTTTCTGATCAGGTATGCTTACACTTAGGTCTTTTACAATTAGCTGTTCTTCGTATCCAACATTTAAGTCCTTTGTAAATAGGCGAACCATTTTGCTACATCCTTTCAATTCCTTCGTCTGATAATGATTCTCATTAACGTCAATAACTATAATTCTATGTACTATAGGTTGTCAATATTTATTTAATTTATAAATCTCAAAATGTTGGAATCTTTTCTAAGGATAGGAAAGAATTGGATGGTGAATTTCACACTTTAATTGATACTGATAATTGTTGTCAATTAGAATGTAGGTTATAATCAATCATTATACAAGTAGATAAGCCAAATGAATTCATTTTTTACATACGACAGGTATTTATATATAAGTTTTTGGTGGAGGAGTGTTTGCACATGCAACAACAGGATATATTTGATGTAACGGTCATTGGTGGCGGCCCAGCTGGACTTTATTCGGCTTTTTATAGTGGGTTAAGAGAGATGAAGACAAAAATAATTGAGTTTCAGCCCCAATTAGGTGGGAAAATTCATATTTATCCTGAGAAGATGATTTGGGATGTTGGCGGTCAAACACCGATCCCTGGAGCAAAGTTAATTGATCAGCTCGTGGAACAGGGGCTTACATTTAACCCGACAGTCGTGTTAAATGAAAAAGTCGAATCTTTATCGCGCAATGAAGAGGGAATCTTTATTCTTCATGGTGCATCCGGTCAAAAACATTATTCTAAAACAGTAATTATTGCAATTGGTAGTGGAATATTGAAACCTCAAAAGCTAGAAATCGAAGGTGCTGAAAGATTCGAGGTAACGAATTTAAATTATACAGTGAAATCGTTAATGCACTTTAAAGATAAAACCGTACTTATTTCGGGTGGAGGAAATTCAGCTATTGATTGGGCGAATGAGCTAGAACCCGTTGCGAAAAAAGTATATGTTTCATATCGTAAAGATTCCTTAAAAGGTCATGAAGCACAAGCAACTCAATTATTGAATAGTTCGGCTGACTGTTTATTAAATACAACGATCACTAAACTCATTGCTAGTAGTAATCATGAGGTGATTGAACGTGTGGAATTAACAAACCATGAAACAGGCAAGTTAATGGAGCTTGAAATTGATGAAGTCATCATTAATCATGGTTTTGAACAAGATTCGGTATTACTAAAAAATAGTGAATTAAATATTGAGTTAACCGATGATTACTATATTACTGGGAGTGCAAACAGTGAATCATCTGTTGAAGGTGTATATGCTGCAGGCGACATCTTAATGTACGATGGGAAAGTCCATTTAATCTCTGGGGCATTTCAAGATGCAGCAAATGCAGTAAATAAAGCCAAACAATATATTCAGCCAGATGCTAATAAATTTGCTATGGTGTCATCTCATAATGAAGTATTTAAACAGCGAAATAAAGAAATCGTTAAACAAATGGTGAAATAAATCTAATGAATGAGCATCTAATGAAATGGTGCTCATTTTTAATTTGCTCTTTGGAAGATAAAGATGTAGGAATTTCTGTTTGTGGGCGTAAATAGGGGAGGTACATTCTGTTATCGGAAAATGGTAATGATAGGTTACTTGGATAAGCATGTTTCTATTTATCGATAACTATGCTGTAATAGTAATAGAATAAAGTATATCAGGTTTGGGACGAGGGACCTGACCCCGTGTCCCTAAAGAGAGGAAATTTAATGACGACGAAAAAATTTAAGAAGTTTTACTTGGAGATTACAAGTGTATGTAATCTTGCATGTAGTTTTTGCCCGCCAACAGAAAGGCAGAAGCAATTTATCTCTATAGAGGATTTTACTAAAAGATTAGACCAAATTAAACCGCACACAGACTACATCTACTTACATGTAAAAGGTGAGCCGCTGCTGCATCCGAAAATCGGTCAATTGTTAGATGTATGTCATGAAAAAGGGTTTAAGGTTAATATCACAACGAATGGAACGTTGATTAATAAAAAAAGAGATAAATTATTAAATAAACCTGCCCTAAGACAAATGAATTTCTCCTTACATAGTTTTGATGGTCATATTGGTTCTAAAGATAAGGAAGGGTATGTGAAAAGTATTCTTTCTTTTATTAAAGAAGCAACGAGTCAATCTGAGATGCTTGTTTCCTTAAGATTGTGGAACCTTACACAGGACAATAAGACGAATTTGGAACGACAACGAAACCGAGAATTGCTAGAAATTATTGAGAAGGAATTTGATTTAGACTATAAAATTGAAGAGAAGGTCGAACCAGGTAGCGGCATTAAAATTGCAGAACGTATCTATATCAACCAAGATTACGAGTTTCAGTGGCCTGCGTTACACGAGGAGGAAGATGATGGCAAAGGCTTCTGCCATGGTCTTCGAAATCAAGCAGGTATATTGGCAAACGGTACTGTCATTCCTTGTTGTTTAGATGGCGAGGGAGTAATTAATCTTGGGAATATTAATGAGAATTCATTTTCAGAGATTATCGAGATGGATCGAGCAAAAAACCTTGTAGATGGTTTTTCACGAAGAGAAGCAGTAGAGGAACTATGTAGAAAATGCGGATATCGCAAAAGGTTTGGGAAATAGTTGTTGTGTGATTTAATTGCGCTTGTTAGATCACCATCCTGCTCCTAGTTACTCGTCGCAACAAATAGGATTTTATGGGTATCTGTTTGAACATCTGATAGGGTGTGGTCTATTGGTTAGGGTGGTAGATTGAGATTCAGGTTAAAATTCCGATTCAGATAAAGATTAAGAGAAAGATGAGATTCCGATTAAGATTAGGGTTCTGATTTCCATTCCGATCAGATAAATAACGGAAGAAAACTCCCTTAATTGGTATATTAACATGAAAAATGGCTTAAATAAGGGAAGAAATTTCCTCTATTCATCCGAAAAACATGAAAATAAGGGGGTTTTACTATGTATAACGGAAAAACTTTCCCTTATTTACCTCGAATGTGGGCCCTATTTTGCAAATAAGGGAAAAATCCTCCCCTATCTACTTTGAGCTAGCAACTAAATAGGGACACATATTGAATAGTCTGTCAGATGAAGACAGCCCTCGTTGTTGTCTCAGTATCGGAGCCCGTATCATCAGTGAAAACATAAAAGAAAAGGAACCAGCTTATCTAAGCTAGTTCCTTTTTTCGTTATTGAACAGTTTTAGCGCTCTTTGGCCAAATTAACCCAATAATCACACCAACGACAGCTGGTAACATCCAACCAAGCCCAATATCGTAAAGTGGTAAGTAATTTGTGTAGAACGATTTAACGGATTCAAACACAGCAATCGTTGCTCCAGGTAGACTGCTTACTAGCGTGCTATAGCCGTCGAAGAAGCTTACACAAAACGTAAAGATCATCGCCGCTGCGTAAACACTTTGCTTATGACCAAACAAAGGTGAACAAAGGGCTAATAAAATCAGCACAATCGCTAACGGATACAATAACATTAATACTGGAATCGCATATTGAATGATATTGTTTAGACCGAAGTTAGCAATCGTAAATGATAGAAGACATAAAATCAGAACGAACCATTTATAACTTATTTTCGGATAAACCTGATTAAAGAACTCACTACAAGACGTGATAAGTCCGATACTCGTTTTTAAACAAGCAAGGACGATAATAATGGCTAATAAGATAGCGCCGAATGGTCCGAAATAATGCTGAGCTACTGCTGCAAAGATTAAGCCGCCATTATCATATGTACCAATTGACGATACGCTTGATGCCCCCATATACGTAATAAGCCCGTAAATTAGCATCATGAGAACCATCGCGAAAATACCTGCTTTCCAAGTAGCTTTCGCAATCTCCTTACGATCTGTGATGCCTTGTCCCTTAATTGCTGAAATGACCACAATACCGAATGCCAGTGAAGCAAGGGCATCCATCGTGTTATATCCTTCTTTAAAGCCTGTAATAAAGGCTAAACCACTATAGTCACCAGTTGGATTTCCAAACTGACCCATTGGTTTAACAATCGCAATGATAATTAAGATGAATAGAAATACTAAAAACGCAGGAGTTAGATATTTTCCGATATAGTCGATGATTTTTGCTGGATTCAAAGAGAAGTAATAAACGATCGCAAAGAACACAAAGCTAAATAGTCCAAGATATAAAGAACTGTGTGCTGGATTGATATACGGTTCAAAACCAACTACGAATGGAACGGTTGCAGTTCTTGGGATGGCAAAAAACGGTCCAATCGTTAAATATAATGCTACGGCGAAGACGATTCCAAATAGTGGATGAACCCGACTTGCTAAGTCACGTAATCCATTACTACCCGATAAACCGAATGCTAAAATCCCCAAAAATGGTAGTCCAATTGCTGTAATTAAGAATCCGATTAAAGCCGGCCAAAAATTCGTTCCAGCAAGTTGCCCCATTTGGATAGGAAAGATTAAATTACCTGCACCAAAGAACATGCCAAACAGCATCGTACCAATGATGGCATAGGTAGAAAATGATATTTTTTGTTGCATAATTATGCTCCTTCTAGGGTGAATTTCGTTTATTTTATCACCTCTTTAAGGAGTAAGCTAGACTTTTTACACAAGTGTTCCGATAAATGCGATAATTTTGTGTTTTTAACTGGTCTAAATTCAAAGAAATCATATGAATTTATCATAATATTTAGATATTTCAAACATCAAAACGTCCTTGGTATTTTCATAGAAGCAGAACATTTACTGAATGCTTGAAGCCCATCCTCCTTATTTTATTAATCTAGTAAAAACTTCTACCAAATCTAGCATTTATATCGATAAGTAATCATAAACTATAAGGTATGCACTTTTTTAAGGGGGACATGTTCATGGTGAAAATCATTAAGGCGGGGAAATCAAAAGAGGAAGTTTCAAAAAATGACCTTCAAGTTTCAAAAATTGTTGCAGATGCAATTCAAGACATTGAAGCGCGCGGGGATGCAGCAGTTCGTGAATACTCGGAGAAATTTGATAAATGGTCTCATGAATCGTTCCGTTTAACTCAAGAGCAGATCAACGAGATTGTGGCATCAGTGCCTGCGGAGGTTATTGAAGATATTAAATTTGCACAAAAAAATATTCGTGAATTTGCCGAAGCACAACTAGCTTCCATAAATGATATAGAAGTAGAAAACATTCCTGGCGTTATACTAGGTCATAAAAATATTCCTGTAAGTAGTGTTGGTTGTTATGTTCCAGGAGGACGTTATCCAATGGTTGCCTCTGCGCATATGAGTGTGTTGACGGCAAAAGTTGCAGGTGTAAAACGTGTGATCGCTTGTACGCCGCCAATTAACGGACAAGTACCAAAGGCAACAATAGCGGCGATGTCTCTAGCAGGTGCGGATGAAATTTATTTACTTGGTGGTATTCAAGCAATGGCAGCGATGGCGATTGGAACGGAAACGATCCAGCCAGTGGATATGATTGTTGGACCTGGGAATGCCTTCGTAGCTGAAACAAAACGTCAATTATTTGGTCGTGTCGGAATCGACTTATTCGCCGGTCCAACTGAAACATTAGTCGTAGCTGATGAAACAGCGGATGCAGAAATGATTGCAACTGATATTCTTGGACAAGGGGAGCATGGGCCAACTTCACCAGGGGCGTTAATTACAACATCTGAAAGTCTTGCCTATGAAACAATTGAAGAGATTGAAAGACAGCTAAAAGTACTGCCAACAGCTGATATTGCTCGTGTTTCTTGGGCAGATTATGGTCAGATTTTAGTTGTAGACAGTCTTGAAGAAGCTGTGGTGGAAGCGAATAGGTTAGCGTTTGAGCACGTGGAGATTTTAACAGAAAACCCTGATTACTTCTTAGAAAATCTGACGAACTATGGCTGTTTATTTTTAGGACCTGAAACGAACGTTGCCTATGGCGATAAAGTCATTGGAACGAACCATACGTTGCCGACAAAAGGTGCAGCTCGTTATACTGGCGGTCTTTGGGTAGGGAAGTTTATTAAAACAGTAACCTATCAAAAAGTGACGAAGGAAGCATCCTCGTATATAGGGGAATATGCAGCCCGTCTATGCCAGTTGGAGAACTTTGCGGGTCATGCAGAACAGGCCTTACTACGTGTACGTCGCTACGGTCAAAAAAGTAGTGTAAAGGGGTGAATCTAGTGGAGAAGTTATCAATTATTGGATGCGGCACGATGGGTCATTCCATTGCGTTATCAGCTGCATGGGCTGGCTTGGACGTAAAGGTTGTTGGGGTCAATGAAGATGACCTCAACAGGGCAAGTAGGGGAATCCAAAATAAACTAAGTGTATTAGTGGAAAATGAATTAATTGATCAAAGTGAAGCTGAGAAGATTGATGCGCGGATTACGCTCTTAACGTCATTGAAAGAAGCGGTGGAAGATGCGACATTTATCATCGAGGCCATTCCCGAAGAGCTCGAATTGAAACGTTCATTTTATAAAGAGCTGGAGCAGCTTGTCGGTCAAGATGTCGTAATTGCCAGCAACACCTCTGGATTCACGCCAACGAGCTTAGCAGAAAATACACGTTATCCTGAGCGTTTTATTGTGACTCATTACTGGAATCCAGGTCATTTGATTCCGCTGGTGGAAGTAGTAAAAGGAGAAAAAACAAATCAAGAAACCATTGACCGGACGATGGAATTTATGAGAAGAATGCACAAACATCCAATCTTCATCAATAAAGAGATTCCAGGGTTCATCGGAAATCGCCTACAATATGCTTTGTTCCGCGAAGCACAAGCCTTATTGGATGAAGGAGTGGCATCAAAGGAAGATATTGATGCAGCAGTAGTTTACAGTATAGGACGTCGATTGCCTGTTACTGGACCATTAATGACGGCAGATATGGGAGGGCTTGATGTCTTTTCTGCCATTTCTAACTATCTTTTTGAAGACTTAAGTACTGATGAAAGGTCGGGCACCATTTTAACGAGTTTAGTAGAGGATGGCAAGCTCGGGGATAAGAGTGGAGAGGGCTTTTATCAGTGGGATGAAGAGACATCTAAAAAGATCAATGCTGAGCGTGAGAAAACATTGATTCATTTCCTAAAACTTGACCGTGAAAGGAATGACTAAAGATGACGTACTTTACGGACCTACATAATAAAACGGTTATGGTGACGGGGGGAAGTAAAGGAATTGGGAAAGATATTGCACTTTCCTTTGCAAAGCTTGGCGCCCATGTGTTGATCATTGGACGAGGTGCAGCCGCTTTAGAAGATACGCTTGGTGAGCTTAAAGAGGCTGGGAGTGGAAAACATAAAGCAGTTGTTGCGGATGTGAATGACATTCCCCGTATCCAGGAGATTGTAGCGGAAACAGTCCGGGATTATGGCACGATCGACATCTTGGTTAACAATGCTGGTGTCAACATTCCAAAGCCGGCCATTGAGGTCACCGAAGAGGAGTGGGACACGATTCTCGATACGAACTTAAAGTCTGTTTTCTTCTTTAGTCAGGCGGTAGGCAAGCATTTGATTGAACAAGGGAAAAAGGGGAAAATCATTAACATTGCTTCCCAAATGTCCTTTGTTGGTTATATTAAAAGAGCGGCGTATTGTTCGAGTAAAGGCGGCGTTGTTCAGTTAACAAAGGCGTTGGCTGTAGAGTGGGCGGAGTATGGAATTAACGTGAATGCCGTCGCTCCAACCTTTGTGGAGACGGAATTTACAGCAGGAATGTTTAAAGATGAAAACTTTAAAAAAGATGTAGAAAATCGAATTCTTCTAGGCAAGATGCCAAAACCAAAAGATATTTCAGGTGCGGTTCTCTATTTAGCATCCGAACTAGCTGATTTTGTCACGGGTGAGACCATTAAGGTAGATGGTGGATGGACCGCTATTTAGATAGGAAGAAGTGGGGAAATCACAAACGGTTTCCCCTGCTTTTCATCTTGTACCTGGCTTTCTTGAACATAAATGTTATCAGACTAATTTTAATAAACAAAAGAGTGTGATAATATTTTAACATTATGTTTCTATGAAAGAGTGAATAGGATGAAAACAATACATGTACATGGGGCACCGAGTGAATATATTTTGCAAAAGGGTGCATTGGACTTACTAGAGTCTAAATTAATTGAAAGAAATCATAAAAAAGTGTTGGTTGTGCGCGGAGTGAAATCATGGGAAGCCGCAAAAGCATACTGGCCAACAATGGAACAAATTGAATACGATGAATACATATATGGCGGAGAATGTTCTTTCGAGGAAATCGGGAAAGTTTCAAAATTAGTGCTTTCTCAAGAATATGAAGCGATGATCGGTGTCGGCGGTGGGAAAGTTTTAGATTTAGTCAAGGCAACAGGTAATGAAACACACAAACCAGTTATCTTAATCCCAACTTTGGCTTCCAATTGTGCACCATGGACACCATTAAGCGTGCTATATGATGATGCTGGCTCGTTTATCCGATACGATATTTATCCAGTTTCAGCAAGTCTAGTATTAATCGAACCAGAAATATTAGTGATGGCTCCAGTTGACCTGTTCGTCGCAGGCATTGGGGATACGTTAGCAAAATGGTATGAAGCAGATATCCAACTAAGAGCCATTGACAACAAAACGGTCCCAATGATGATCGCTCATCATACAGCTGAGCAATGTAAAGTGATCTTAGTACAATCAGCGGTGGAAGCCGTTCGTGCCGTTCGTAATGGCGAAGTGAACGAAGAATTCATCAAAGTGGTGGAAACAATCATTATGTATAGTGGAATGGTAGGGGGATTTGGAGACCATTTCGGTAGGGTGACAGGCGCCCATGCGATTCATAACGGCTTAACAATGCTAGAAGAAACACATCACGCATTACACGGTTCAAAAGTGGCTTATGGTATTTTAGTGCAATTAGTCTTAGAAAATCGCTGGAATGAGATTCAAAGACTTGTGCCTTTCTATCAGCAACTCGGTTTACCCTTATCCCTTAGCGAGTTAGGAATTGATGGGGTCACAGATGAGATGGTGAATCAAGTAGCTGAAAAAGCAACCATTCCAGAAGAGTCGATTCATTTAATGTCTATCGGCGAAATCACGTCAACACGAGTGAAGGACGCGATTCTCGCATTGGAGAAATATTATAGAGAATTGAAAATCTAATTGCAGATGGTGGGAAATTCTATCTAAAATGTAGGTTCAGCTTTAAGTGCAATATGAACGGTCTTCTTTTGAAGTTGAAAAGTGTAGCATGGGAATTCGTAAGGGAATTCACCATGCTTTTTTGTTTCTTCTTTTACATATAGTGGAGGCTTCGGAGGGGAGAGAGGCGGAGGAATGCGACTAACCGTTCTAAATGGAGGTGGGAATTAGATAAGCTGAAAACGTTCCTTTATTTCGGGTAAGATATCGGCATTTTTAAAAATAAAGGAAAATTCTTCCGCTAATGTGCGGAGAGGAGGCCTATAGAGCAGAAATAAGGGAAAAAAATTCCGTTAACTGCTCTACATTAAGGGGAAATTCAAAGGTTCAGATGAGATAAGGGAAAAATGTTCCTTTATTTCGGATAAGATATCGGCATTTTTTAATATAAGGGAACTTTCTTCCGTTAATCTACCAAGAGCATCTTAGAAATCCAAAAATGGTGGAGTCCGCACCTTTAAGATGACTCCAATAATGATCAATTGCCAATCTCCTAATGAAATTTTTCAATGCAGTTGAATTCATCACATAAATTTAGATGAAGAAGTTCGTCTATTCTTTGCAAGGCGATATGGATTTTCGGTAAGATGAGCCTGTGGAAATACAACATAACATCAAGAGGAGGTACTACATATGAAAAAACTAGGGTATTTGTTAATGTTTTTTGGAATCGTATTATTAGCCGTTTTCTTGCTTGCTGATTTAGAGATGACGTTTCAGTTTTGGCTCATTGGCTTTTTAATTAGCATGCTTGTTTCGGGTGCAGGCATTGTGCTGTTAATTTTAGATTTATGGAAAGCCATTAAATTAGAAAAAGCCAATAAAGTTAAATAGATGGTTCAACTTCATCAGCCCACATCTTCTCTCCAAAAATACTATTAAAAATATACCGGGAAGTGAAATTGTGAAGTACGAAAAAATTGTACATGGCCAATTTGATCTGCGAATTAACCGCTTTATCGCTGAAGTGACGATTGACGGGGAAAAGGAACGCGTTCATGTTAAAAATACAGGTCGGTTAAAGGAACTCTTTCTACCAGGCGCGGACGTTCTTTTGGAAGAGACGAACAATCCGAACAGAAAGACAAAATATTCCCTGACAGCTGTGATGAAACAAGGAGGTTGGGTAAATATTGATTCGCAAGCTCCGAATAAAGTGGCTTTTGAGGCGATTCAGGATGGGAAGATTCCGGAAATTGGTGAAATTACCGCGTTAAAAAGGGAAGTGACGTATGGGGCGTCCCGCTTCGATCTTTATTTTGAACAAGGCAATCAAAAAGGGTTTATCGAAGTGAAAGGTGTTACTCTAGAAAAAGAGGGGATCGCGATGTTCCCGGACGCGCCAACAACTAGGGGCACGAAACACGTCTTAGAGCTCGCAAAAGCAGTCAAAGAAGGTTACAAATGTGCGATTCTTTTAGTTGTGCAATTAAAGGGTTGCCTGGAATTTGTCCCGAACAGAGAAACAGATCCAGCCTTTGCCGATGCGCTAATGCAAGCCGCAGAAGCAGGTGTGCAAATTTTAGCATATGATACCGTTGTTACAGAGGATGGACTAGTGTTTGATCAAGCAATTCCTGTAAATTTGGCTTAACATTCCGAACTTAAAGCTTAAAACCAACATGAGTAACGTTTTTAAATCATAGAAGGTATTTTCTAGAATGATATTGTATAATGGATGGAATTGGAAAAATGGATTTATAGAATGTCTCAGCAACGGTTTTGAACGGTAAAATCCAGGGCTTTAAGAGGAGGAAATGATGGGTTTTAAAGATGAATTTAAACGTGAAATGCGTAACGCAATGAAGGATTTAGAGAAAGAAGTACATAAGACGTGGAAGATTGATTATCAAGGGCATAGTATTGAAATCATTAATCAAATAAAAGAAGAGATGCTTGTGATTGATGGAATTACGGTCGATAGAAAAAAGCGAAAAAGTATTCTTTCGCATATTAAACCGCATTCGAAATTATCAGGGATGCTTCAAATGCGAGATGGCACAAAGCATAAGGTGACGGTAAAGATTGGTGGATATGTACGATTTAATTGTGTTGTAAAAGTGGGGAATGAAATCATTTTAGATGACTCGCTAAAGTTGGAATTCCTTCCATGGGATCATAAAGAAAAACTTGTTCCCTTCATTTTGCAACAAGTTCAAACACACAATAAGATCATTGATGACCGGTTACCAGATGAAGAATATTTATATGATGAAAATCATCCGCGATTTGCAGCAGGTTTATCGGATAATTTTGCAGATGAAACACCAACGCCGTTTTATGCAAAGAAATTACTCAAGCTCTTTGAAGAACAGATCAATGACCCGACAACCAAAACCCGAAAGGCAACATATGAAAAAATCATTTTCGATCAGATCGCGAGCTATGGGAATGAGTTTATTGAACGATTCCGGGAAGCTGAATTGGAT
Coding sequences:
- a CDS encoding NAD(P)/FAD-dependent oxidoreductase gives rise to the protein MQQQDIFDVTVIGGGPAGLYSAFYSGLREMKTKIIEFQPQLGGKIHIYPEKMIWDVGGQTPIPGAKLIDQLVEQGLTFNPTVVLNEKVESLSRNEEGIFILHGASGQKHYSKTVIIAIGSGILKPQKLEIEGAERFEVTNLNYTVKSLMHFKDKTVLISGGGNSAIDWANELEPVAKKVYVSYRKDSLKGHEAQATQLLNSSADCLLNTTITKLIASSNHEVIERVELTNHETGKLMELEIDEVIINHGFEQDSVLLKNSELNIELTDDYYITGSANSESSVEGVYAAGDILMYDGKVHLISGAFQDAANAVNKAKQYIQPDANKFAMVSSHNEVFKQRNKEIVKQMVK
- a CDS encoding radical SAM/SPASM domain-containing protein, which translates into the protein MTTKKFKKFYLEITSVCNLACSFCPPTERQKQFISIEDFTKRLDQIKPHTDYIYLHVKGEPLLHPKIGQLLDVCHEKGFKVNITTNGTLINKKRDKLLNKPALRQMNFSLHSFDGHIGSKDKEGYVKSILSFIKEATSQSEMLVSLRLWNLTQDNKTNLERQRNRELLEIIEKEFDLDYKIEEKVEPGSGIKIAERIYINQDYEFQWPALHEEEDDGKGFCHGLRNQAGILANGTVIPCCLDGEGVINLGNINENSFSEIIEMDRAKNLVDGFSRREAVEELCRKCGYRKRFGK
- the brnQ gene encoding branched-chain amino acid transport system II carrier protein, whose protein sequence is MQQKISFSTYAIIGTMLFGMFFGAGNLIFPIQMGQLAGTNFWPALIGFLITAIGLPFLGILAFGLSGSNGLRDLASRVHPLFGIVFAVALYLTIGPFFAIPRTATVPFVVGFEPYINPAHSSLYLGLFSFVFFAIVYYFSLNPAKIIDYIGKYLTPAFLVFLFILIIIAIVKPMGQFGNPTGDYSGLAFITGFKEGYNTMDALASLAFGIVVISAIKGQGITDRKEIAKATWKAGIFAMVLMMLIYGLITYMGASSVSSIGTYDNGGLIFAAVAQHYFGPFGAILLAIIIVLACLKTSIGLITSCSEFFNQVYPKISYKWFVLILCLLSFTIANFGLNNIIQYAIPVLMLLYPLAIVLILLALCSPLFGHKQSVYAAAMIFTFCVSFFDGYSTLVSSLPGATIAVFESVKSFYTNYLPLYDIGLGWMLPAVVGVIIGLIWPKSAKTVQ
- the hisD gene encoding histidinol dehydrogenase → MVKIIKAGKSKEEVSKNDLQVSKIVADAIQDIEARGDAAVREYSEKFDKWSHESFRLTQEQINEIVASVPAEVIEDIKFAQKNIREFAEAQLASINDIEVENIPGVILGHKNIPVSSVGCYVPGGRYPMVASAHMSVLTAKVAGVKRVIACTPPINGQVPKATIAAMSLAGADEIYLLGGIQAMAAMAIGTETIQPVDMIVGPGNAFVAETKRQLFGRVGIDLFAGPTETLVVADETADAEMIATDILGQGEHGPTSPGALITTSESLAYETIEEIERQLKVLPTADIARVSWADYGQILVVDSLEEAVVEANRLAFEHVEILTENPDYFLENLTNYGCLFLGPETNVAYGDKVIGTNHTLPTKGAARYTGGLWVGKFIKTVTYQKVTKEASSYIGEYAARLCQLENFAGHAEQALLRVRRYGQKSSVKG
- a CDS encoding 3-hydroxyacyl-CoA dehydrogenase NAD-binding domain-containing protein — protein: MEKLSIIGCGTMGHSIALSAAWAGLDVKVVGVNEDDLNRASRGIQNKLSVLVENELIDQSEAEKIDARITLLTSLKEAVEDATFIIEAIPEELELKRSFYKELEQLVGQDVVIASNTSGFTPTSLAENTRYPERFIVTHYWNPGHLIPLVEVVKGEKTNQETIDRTMEFMRRMHKHPIFINKEIPGFIGNRLQYALFREAQALLDEGVASKEDIDAAVVYSIGRRLPVTGPLMTADMGGLDVFSAISNYLFEDLSTDERSGTILTSLVEDGKLGDKSGEGFYQWDEETSKKINAEREKTLIHFLKLDRERND
- a CDS encoding glucose 1-dehydrogenase, which translates into the protein MTYFTDLHNKTVMVTGGSKGIGKDIALSFAKLGAHVLIIGRGAAALEDTLGELKEAGSGKHKAVVADVNDIPRIQEIVAETVRDYGTIDILVNNAGVNIPKPAIEVTEEEWDTILDTNLKSVFFFSQAVGKHLIEQGKKGKIINIASQMSFVGYIKRAAYCSSKGGVVQLTKALAVEWAEYGINVNAVAPTFVETEFTAGMFKDENFKKDVENRILLGKMPKPKDISGAVLYLASELADFVTGETIKVDGGWTAI
- a CDS encoding iron-containing alcohol dehydrogenase family protein — protein: MKTIHVHGAPSEYILQKGALDLLESKLIERNHKKVLVVRGVKSWEAAKAYWPTMEQIEYDEYIYGGECSFEEIGKVSKLVLSQEYEAMIGVGGGKVLDLVKATGNETHKPVILIPTLASNCAPWTPLSVLYDDAGSFIRYDIYPVSASLVLIEPEILVMAPVDLFVAGIGDTLAKWYEADIQLRAIDNKTVPMMIAHHTAEQCKVILVQSAVEAVRAVRNGEVNEEFIKVVETIIMYSGMVGGFGDHFGRVTGAHAIHNGLTMLEETHHALHGSKVAYGILVQLVLENRWNEIQRLVPFYQQLGLPLSLSELGIDGVTDEMVNQVAEKATIPEESIHLMSIGEITSTRVKDAILALEKYYRELKI
- the sfsA gene encoding DNA/RNA nuclease SfsA, whose translation is MKYEKIVHGQFDLRINRFIAEVTIDGEKERVHVKNTGRLKELFLPGADVLLEETNNPNRKTKYSLTAVMKQGGWVNIDSQAPNKVAFEAIQDGKIPEIGEITALKREVTYGASRFDLYFEQGNQKGFIEVKGVTLEKEGIAMFPDAPTTRGTKHVLELAKAVKEGYKCAILLVVQLKGCLEFVPNRETDPAFADALMQAAEAGVQILAYDTVVTEDGLVFDQAIPVNLA